GAATAAGGTATTGTCTGAAAAATCTGCATCAGGTAGTAGACGAATGAATGCTTATGCAATTAAGTTGCTTATCCAAACAGGCCCAATATTCGTGCAACGAACTTGGTCAATCAAATTATGTCGAACAAGATATGTATTATTCGTGCAAAAGTTCATGCACCATTGATTTAACAATGTTTGGTTTGAATTCATCAATGAATACCAAACTTCAATGGTCTGCAAAAGGCAAAAACTATAAAGCAATTCTTTAAAGCTAATGAAGAAGCATAAGTATATTTGGGGGAAAAATGGTAGAACACGATTCTattcattatttaatgaatcatTCTAGTTTACACTTACATTCAGAATCACAAACTTCTTAGGCGATTAAATGTCTCAGAGGACACTTTCATCATCTCAGGGTTACAAAATGAAGACGCTAATGAATACCAAACAGAAATTTCAGGAAGCTTTCCCTGGCTTATCATGTCCTCCAGCCACATAATGGCTTCATATTGCCTGCCTAAGGAACAAAGACCTTCAATGAGCAAATTGTAACTATTGGCACAAGGCCAATATGATTTAATTGACATCTGCTCCAGAAGTTGGCTTGCCTCAAGATACTTTCTCTCACGACAAAGCATTTCAAGTAAAATGCTATACGTTTCTTTGTCAGCCATGCAATTTACCTTTTTAGACATCTTGTTCAAGCTCTTGAGCACTGACGTCGAATTTCCAACTGCATTACAAAGGTTTTTCAAGAGAACATTATAAACTTTAGCATTTGGTAGACAATTGACTTCAACCATGTCCTCTTCAATTACCTTGATTGCTTCATCTACCTTACCAACCATACTCAATGCAGCTACCTTTGCCTCAAAAATAGAATGGTTTGGTTTAAAGCGtttgtttttcatttcaatGATAACTTTATCAGCCTCGTCTATCTTACCTTCTTCGTATAGATCAACCGCCATGGCAGTATAACTAGCAGTACTAGGAACCGAACCCCTGACCAAAGCTTCATGAATCCAGCGTTTAGTGACTTCAGCATCTTTACCATCACCACATTGACTGAGATCAAGTCGGTTGTAACATCGCTTTGGAGCTTTCAGCCCTTTCCTCAAAATTTTACCAAGAATTTCCACAGCTTCATCAAATTTTCCATCATCACATAAAGCATCCAAAAGAGTTCTATATATTACAATGTCCTCACCATTACCTTTCAGAGAGATTCTCCAAAACATTGAATACAACAAGTGAGTGGCCTCGTGCAACCTCTTTTCCTGGCACAATCCCTTCATCACAATTAAATAACTATCCCTATTAGGGCAGCAGCCTTGATAATCCATCTCTTGAAATATGTGCAATGCCAAATCCGATCGACTCTTACGACACAAAGCATACATAAGCAAGTTCAACGCCTGAACACGAGACTTCACTTCCCAACCACAACAACTCTCAACAAAAAGACTATGAGCATCTTCAAGCTTATTCTCATTCACCATTATCTCCAAAAGGGAATTGAAGGATTGTGTCCAATTCACACAGTTAAACTGAGGAATGTTCTTATAAAGAGAAATTGCTTCATCTACTAGCCCTTCTTTGGCATATGTTTTAATAGCAGACACAAAGATCGAATCTTTGCACTCACATGAATCTTGTTTCATTTGTTCAATCAAATCCCTCATCTCTTTGAGTCTCCCTGATGTTCCAAGGATAGTGATCATGGTGGCATATACAGGACCATTGTGAGAGTATTTAGGGTACTTTGATTTGGCTTCATTGAAAATGTCCAAAGCCTTTAAAGGGTTCTTTTGAGTTCTTATAATCTGAGAAAGGTAAGTTGGATTCAACACCCTTGGCCACCTTATACTCATGCAGTAGCAGAACTTAACAAAAAATCTGGGAGTgcaaagtttttttaaaattttaatacataaatcaaatatataaatcatattGTATATCACAAATTTAATTCGTAAATTTGcaattcaaacacaaatttgattataaaaataattaaagtgaataaatgacTAGAATGATCTTAAAGTATTGCTATGCGAGTTTTGGTGACTTGGAAATAAGCTTCTCATTTTCCTCAATTCTTGAATTCTCAAGAGCTTTTTCCAGTACAGTTgtgaaaactattttttttttatctcccTCATTCCCATATGCTTTcctcttaaaaaataatcaataattttattcttcatctttatttttctgaTCCACACAAATAGTTTCAAAAAGGTTGATATAATTTTGAACAAGATAAAAGTAAGACTACATGGAATCAGCCAATAACATTGATAAAACCTAATAACAGATACATAATATATGATTAAACCCAAAAATTATGTCCATACTATTTTCTTGTACAATACTTCCAATGCAAAGTACCGAACAACAATAGTAAATCATTAACATCTATGAAATGTAGTTAACCATGATTTTCAGGTGAATATTGAACACAAATTGTGGTTATAGGAGTATAGTATATCTGAACATATGAAAATCATGTTTATTTGAACACAATTTAGTTGATCAATAATAGCTTTCATGAAACACGGACACCaaacacgacactgacacgcATCAACACCAgtaattatatgaaaaataacataattgaaTTTAATTGTAGGACACCGACTTCTATCAGGCGAACCCGGTGCTACAGTTTAAACACTTTAAGTGGTTAATTATGTTAAGTGGATGGTTTATTGAGTCATGATATCTTATCATATTCGTTAACCATCGGTTGAATTAAATTTTgtgtcaaaatatcatttctcttaAATCAGTTCTCAACTAGAAATCCCTATATTTACCCTTTCTGTTTTGTATTAAGTTCAAAACAACAAGAACGATTTTGGATAACTAAGCACCATggaaaaaatgattaaattttgATGGATTCCAAATAAGAACAATATATTGGAATCTGAACCAATTTAGTTTTCAATCTAACTATTATTTAGGATAAAGGAAGGATTAAACTCACAGTTCCTTGAGTTGAAGGATGAATAGCGACGACGACGAACGGGGGCGACGATGAAGTGAGTGGCGGAAGTAGCTGAACGAGACGGAATCAGATCCTCTCCTTCTTTTGATTCAATCTAACTGTAGGAATTTTGAAAGAGAAAAGCCAAATAACTCCCAATCCCTAAATCTGGAAATATTACCAAGTAACTCAAGTGATGCCAACAACCGGAAATACGACGGTGGCAACGCGACTGAAGGGTTGTGAAGCACAAAACTCCTCGACCCAATGGCCGCCCACAACAGAGACACGACCTTCTTTATAGTACAGAACGCCAGAGATGAGGAAGACAAACGAGGGgccttttttatgttttgatatttttatgaaaaccactgtattttagattttttctaCCCACACCCCAAAAAAATCTAGTTACACACAAACTGATTtaagagaaatgatattttgacacAAACTACTTGAACTCAATTGAGGGATTTCTAAActtaaataaacttaaataaactCAGTTTACATAATACATAACTACTTAAACTCAAATCACATAATCTTATGTAAACTCAGTTCACACTTACCTttcgtttttgttttctttttaatctATGTAAACTCTCATTAGTCATTACTTATAGTATAGATTTCTACAACTTACACATGATTTTCAATcgatttaattttctttttctttctttatgtaTTAAACGGACATGGAAAATGAAAATGTTAACGCACCTAGAGATGGAGTGGAACCTCAAAATGCACAATTAGTAGATTCTACAGTTGTATTTACCACTGACAAAGTGTTTGCTACACGTGGTGATTTATTAAAATGGGCTAAAAAGGTTAGGAAGAAAAATGGTGTTGCAGTTGTGATTTATAGGTCTGAAAGAGCCACAGCAAAACCTAGAACAAGGACAAAGCTAATTCTTGCTTGTGAATGAAGCGGAAAGTATAGGCTTTGGAAGAAGAACCCTAAACCCGTGAGGGGTAAGTGCACTAAAATG
This genomic interval from Trifolium pratense cultivar HEN17-A07 linkage group LG6, ARS_RC_1.1, whole genome shotgun sequence contains the following:
- the LOC123889316 gene encoding pentatricopeptide repeat-containing protein At1g05600-like; translation: MSIRWPRVLNPTYLSQIIRTQKNPLKALDIFNEAKSKYPKYSHNGPVYATMITILGTSGRLKEMRDLIEQMKQDSCECKDSIFVSAIKTYAKEGLVDEAISLYKNIPQFNCVNWTQSFNSLLEIMVNENKLEDAHSLFVESCCGWEVKSRVQALNLLMYALCRKSRSDLALHIFQEMDYQGCCPNRDSYLIVMKGLCQEKRLHEATHLLYSMFWRISLKGNGEDIVIYRTLLDALCDDGKFDEAVEILGKILRKGLKAPKRCYNRLDLSQCGDGKDAEVTKRWIHEALVRGSVPSTASYTAMAVDLYEEGKIDEADKVIIEMKNKRFKPNHSIFEAKVAALSMVGKVDEAIKVIEEDMVEVNCLPNAKVYNVLLKNLCNAVGNSTSVLKSLNKMSKKVNCMADKETYSILLEMLCRERKYLEASQLLEQMSIKSYWPCANSYNLLIEGLCSLGRQYEAIMWLEDMISQGKLPEISVWYSLASSFCNPEMMKVSSETFNRLRSL